Proteins found in one Enterococcus sp. 9D6_DIV0238 genomic segment:
- the glmS gene encoding glutamine--fructose-6-phosphate transaminase (isomerizing) produces the protein MCGIVGIVGKENATDILVQGLEKLEYRGYDSAGIFVTGVNEQDHLVKSLGRIADLRARIGQEVQGTVGIGHTRWATHGKPSERNAHPHTAGDHQFILVHNGVIENFEEIKQEFLQGEQLAGETDTEIVVHLIAHFSKEAPNTKEAFKKALAVIKGSYAFALINKNDPETIYVAKNKSPLLIGLGEEFNVICSDAMAMLSQTNRFVEIADGELVTVKADKIEIEDETGTIVCRDSYEAQLDLSDIEKGTYPYYMLKEIDDQPAVMRRIILEYTDQVGRTTIDQTIIEKITESDRVYVVACGTSYHAGWVGKTIIEKVAGIPVEVHLSSEFSYNMPLLSDNPFFIFLSQSGETADSRQVLVQINDLGFPSLTLTNVPGSTLSREAMYTLLLHAGPEIAVASTKAYTAQIAVLAVLAKAIGDKKASPVSKAFDVAHELSVIASVMETIIDDKITISQLVEDYLAVTRNAFYIGRGTDYYVSMEAALKLKEISYIQAEGFAAGELKHGTIALIEEGTPVFGVITDEKTAAHTRGNLKEVESRGAHNFVISLASLAKETDQVILPDVHPLLTSLVSIVPTQLIAYFATLQRGYDVDKPRNLAKSVTVE, from the coding sequence ATGTGTGGAATTGTGGGAATTGTCGGAAAAGAAAATGCAACGGATATTTTAGTTCAAGGACTAGAGAAGTTAGAATATAGAGGATATGATTCAGCTGGGATTTTTGTCACAGGAGTAAATGAGCAGGATCACCTAGTGAAATCACTTGGTCGAATCGCTGATCTTCGTGCTCGAATCGGCCAGGAAGTTCAAGGCACCGTTGGAATCGGTCATACGCGCTGGGCGACTCATGGTAAGCCAAGTGAGCGGAATGCTCATCCTCATACAGCTGGGGATCATCAATTTATTTTGGTGCATAATGGTGTGATCGAAAATTTTGAAGAAATCAAACAGGAATTTCTTCAAGGAGAACAACTAGCTGGTGAAACAGACACAGAAATCGTTGTCCATTTAATCGCTCATTTTTCGAAAGAAGCGCCAAATACAAAAGAAGCGTTTAAAAAAGCATTGGCTGTTATTAAAGGCTCTTATGCTTTTGCGTTGATCAACAAAAATGATCCAGAGACGATTTATGTCGCAAAGAATAAAAGCCCGCTATTGATCGGTTTAGGAGAAGAATTCAATGTAATCTGCAGTGATGCTATGGCGATGCTTAGTCAAACCAATCGCTTTGTAGAAATCGCTGATGGCGAGTTAGTCACGGTCAAAGCAGATAAAATCGAGATCGAAGATGAAACAGGAACGATCGTTTGTCGTGATTCTTATGAAGCTCAACTGGATTTAAGTGATATTGAAAAAGGAACCTATCCTTATTACATGCTAAAAGAAATCGATGATCAACCGGCTGTTATGCGCAGGATCATTCTGGAGTATACTGATCAAGTTGGCAGAACAACGATCGATCAAACGATCATTGAAAAAATCACAGAAAGCGACCGTGTCTATGTCGTTGCTTGCGGGACTAGTTATCATGCTGGTTGGGTCGGGAAAACGATCATTGAAAAGGTTGCGGGCATCCCAGTAGAAGTTCATTTGTCGAGCGAATTTAGTTATAATATGCCATTGCTTTCAGACAATCCGTTCTTTATCTTTTTAAGTCAAAGTGGGGAAACAGCTGATAGTCGGCAAGTATTGGTTCAAATCAATGATTTAGGTTTTCCATCCTTAACACTCACAAATGTTCCAGGGTCTACGCTGTCTAGGGAGGCTATGTATACCTTACTGCTGCATGCAGGTCCTGAGATCGCTGTTGCATCTACTAAAGCTTATACAGCTCAAATCGCAGTTTTAGCGGTACTAGCTAAAGCGATCGGCGATAAGAAAGCAAGTCCTGTTTCAAAAGCTTTTGATGTTGCGCATGAGCTAAGTGTGATTGCGTCCGTGATGGAAACGATCATCGATGATAAAATTACGATCAGCCAGTTAGTAGAAGACTATTTAGCTGTTACAAGAAATGCTTTTTATATTGGTCGCGGTACGGACTATTATGTTTCAATGGAAGCGGCACTAAAATTAAAAGAAATTTCTTATATTCAGGCAGAAGGCTTTGCTGCGGGTGAATTAAAGCATGGGACGATCGCATTGATCGAAGAAGGAACGCCAGTTTTTGGTGTGATTACAGACGAGAAAACAGCTGCTCATACAAGAGGGAATTTGAAAGAAGTCGAAAGCCGCGGAGCACACAATTTTGTGATTTCTTTAGCTTCGTTAGCTAAGGAGACAGATCAAGTGATTTTACCGGATGTCCATCCATTACTGACTTCTTTAGTCAGCATTGTTCCGACACAATTGATTGCCTATTTTGCTACGTTACAAAGAGGATATGATGTTGATAAACCGCGTAATTTAGCAAAGAGCGTAACTGTGGAATAA
- a CDS encoding glycosyl hydrolase family 28-related protein yields MSNKFKMKDWLFIYFFVGSFVFLSSVCLSRPVWAQESSLEFVQEESLDATDSAIFGEDALSADTPVDQSEKLNKCLEVATAKNRWLYLPEGEYIINKTIPLYSNVRISGDPAGTTILKNETNTEVGFECPKNQYPNRQNIAITNLFLDDISIYTQLVDQLRIENNVFYHPSSKFMVSVNKTNGAKINNNIFLRDQNHIGAARDWGRTIYIGGYATASRYQWTENVEINNNLFGVKLNELDAVKEFSPKSTNQTIQRLQSAILKKEVVLANEQYFIVTGINSFNNLKKTAIENNLFYSCHDDYGLDVIGQDHAIYLRGAQDIYFANNHLRGWHNGPAGGIKFKSGRNITIVNNYLRNTGMIFYATAEYGLGETISDGKISELSHIFVANNIFDWKKWDGYYSYGVEYHSENVADPLMHDLVFIDNAYIHFNNIPANRRIGFTKVMGDGFPAESTYIRNTRDDTEDQVLGVQYWTPEDYEKMPSDWREMTTAEAYDYYLRKQSVPIPIQDILTVGTSE; encoded by the coding sequence TTGTCTAATAAGTTCAAAATGAAAGATTGGTTGTTCATTTATTTTTTTGTTGGGAGCTTTGTTTTTTTAAGTAGTGTTTGTTTAAGCCGTCCAGTGTGGGCACAGGAGAGTAGTTTAGAATTTGTTCAAGAAGAGAGTTTAGATGCTACAGACAGTGCTATTTTTGGCGAGGATGCATTGAGTGCGGATACTCCAGTAGATCAATCTGAAAAATTGAACAAGTGTTTAGAAGTGGCGACTGCAAAGAATCGCTGGCTGTACTTGCCTGAAGGTGAGTATATCATCAATAAAACGATTCCTTTGTACAGCAATGTCAGAATTAGTGGTGACCCTGCTGGTACAACAATCCTCAAAAATGAAACGAATACAGAAGTTGGATTTGAATGTCCGAAAAATCAGTACCCGAATCGACAAAATATAGCTATTACAAATTTATTTTTAGATGATATTTCTATTTATACTCAATTAGTAGACCAACTACGTATCGAAAATAATGTTTTTTATCATCCTTCAAGCAAATTTATGGTCAGTGTCAACAAAACTAATGGTGCTAAAATCAACAACAATATTTTTTTGAGAGATCAAAACCATATTGGAGCCGCAAGAGATTGGGGTCGAACAATCTATATAGGCGGTTATGCGACAGCTAGTCGCTATCAATGGACGGAAAATGTCGAGATCAATAATAATCTATTTGGAGTAAAGTTGAATGAGCTGGATGCAGTAAAAGAATTCAGTCCAAAATCGACGAATCAAACGATTCAACGATTACAAAGTGCCATTCTTAAAAAAGAAGTTGTTTTGGCTAACGAACAATATTTTATCGTTACCGGAATCAATTCATTTAATAATTTGAAGAAGACGGCGATCGAGAATAATTTATTTTACTCGTGCCATGATGACTATGGCTTAGATGTCATAGGACAAGACCACGCCATTTATTTAAGAGGAGCACAAGATATTTACTTTGCAAATAACCATTTGAGAGGCTGGCATAATGGTCCCGCTGGAGGAATCAAATTTAAGTCTGGTCGAAACATTACGATCGTCAATAATTATTTAAGAAATACAGGAATGATTTTTTACGCAACAGCAGAATATGGGTTAGGAGAAACTATTTCTGATGGAAAGATCTCTGAGCTTTCTCATATTTTTGTAGCAAATAATATTTTTGACTGGAAAAAATGGGACGGTTATTACTCATATGGTGTAGAGTATCATAGTGAAAATGTAGCAGATCCGCTTATGCATGATTTGGTTTTCATCGATAATGCTTATATTCATTTTAATAATATCCCAGCTAATCGTCGAATCGGCTTCACAAAAGTTATGGGTGATGGTTTTCCAGCGGAAAGTACCTATATCCGAAACACACGAGATGACACTGAGGATCAAGTGTTAGGTGTCCAATACTGGACACCAGAAGATTATGAAAAGATGCCATCGGATTGGCGGGAAATGACGACAGCTGAGGCCTATGATTATTATTTAAGAAAACAATCTGTTCCGATACCGATCCAAGATATTTTGACCGTTGGGACCAGTGAATAA
- a CDS encoding response regulator transcription factor — protein MKKILIVDDHQQITEVLKEYVLKEGFTPVIVSNGQEALNAFYKHTIELILLDVMLPVLDGFEVCKKIRETSNVPIIMITAKGEDYHRIMGLDIGADDYIVKPFSPSEVMARIRAILRRIERTEENQQSMAYLTYDNLALYLEEKKVTIEQKEILLTKRELELLWLLLSHREKVFSRDNLLDSLWGIDYYGDARTVDTHIKRLRAKLDEVPHPQWEIATVWGQGYKFEGKNEK, from the coding sequence ATGAAAAAAATTTTGATCGTAGATGATCATCAGCAAATCACTGAAGTGTTAAAAGAATATGTTTTAAAAGAGGGGTTCACGCCGGTGATAGTTTCTAATGGACAAGAAGCACTAAATGCCTTTTATAAACATACGATCGAGCTGATTTTACTGGACGTGATGCTTCCAGTTCTCGATGGATTTGAGGTCTGTAAAAAAATCCGTGAAACGTCTAATGTCCCGATCATCATGATCACTGCCAAAGGAGAGGACTATCACCGTATCATGGGGTTGGATATCGGTGCGGATGATTACATCGTCAAACCATTTTCTCCAAGTGAAGTCATGGCTAGGATACGAGCAATTTTACGACGTATCGAACGAACAGAAGAAAACCAACAATCGATGGCCTATTTGACCTATGATAACCTCGCTCTTTATCTAGAGGAAAAGAAAGTCACTATTGAGCAAAAGGAAATTCTATTGACCAAAAGAGAATTAGAACTGCTCTGGCTGCTTTTATCTCACCGGGAAAAAGTTTTCTCACGGGATAACTTATTAGATAGCCTTTGGGGCATCGATTATTATGGTGACGCTAGAACAGTCGATACACATATCAAACGTTTGAGAGCAAAACTGGATGAAGTGCCCCATCCACAGTGGGAAATTGCAACAGTTTGGGGCCAAGGCTATAAATTCGAGGGAAAAAATGAAAAATAA
- a CDS encoding sensor histidine kinase, whose amino-acid sequence MKNKLTKKLILYFSLTLLLFSLVIGFAFRFLFSKQTITIHTEEMTRRAAVIADNLSDYFSEQVSVENDNNSSMHGMMGSGSSMKMDMHYASFIKFMDQLAMDDLWIVDEHAQTITVGHGMHQKEYSALPEDAQKVIQQVYAGKTATSNAFSNFIGEPTVTVGEPIKDTNGNVLAVVLLHSAVSSVHKEERKGYMLLLASILIAWIIGLLLSVILSKKFIAPINKMSAFTDELVIETYQKPLIISEKDEIGQLGEKLNILRERLLTAKNQRENREQAQKDFLSTVSHELRTPVTVIRGSLESLADGLVTQPEKVNEYHQQLLNEAIVLERLINDLLELSRLENPEFSITMEAVPINDVLSDSLRSLRMKAAEKEQTLTLKTILDRPVIIQGDYGRIRQLLIILIENALKFAPAQTTITVDTERKKDSLMLSIHNFDPVISQKEQEQIFTRFHRSQSKQQFDGTGLGLAIAKEIADRHQFKLSVHSTTEAGTTFYLKIPLK is encoded by the coding sequence ATGAAAAATAAACTAACAAAAAAGCTTATTCTATATTTCTCGTTGACACTACTACTGTTTTCTCTTGTGATCGGTTTTGCCTTTCGTTTCTTGTTCTCAAAGCAGACCATTACGATCCATACAGAAGAAATGACTCGCCGTGCTGCGGTGATCGCAGACAATTTAAGTGACTATTTTTCTGAGCAAGTCTCTGTAGAGAATGACAATAATTCATCTATGCACGGGATGATGGGATCTGGTTCTTCCATGAAAATGGATATGCATTACGCTTCTTTTATCAAATTCATGGATCAATTGGCCATGGATGATCTTTGGATCGTAGATGAACATGCCCAAACGATCACAGTGGGGCATGGGATGCATCAAAAAGAATACAGTGCGCTACCTGAAGATGCACAAAAAGTCATTCAGCAGGTCTATGCAGGAAAAACAGCAACTAGTAATGCTTTTAGTAATTTTATTGGAGAACCAACTGTAACAGTGGGCGAACCAATCAAAGATACAAACGGGAATGTGCTGGCCGTTGTCCTACTCCACTCCGCTGTATCAAGCGTGCATAAAGAAGAAAGAAAAGGCTATATGCTGCTTTTGGCCAGTATCTTGATCGCATGGATCATCGGTCTCTTGCTTTCTGTCATCCTTTCAAAAAAATTCATCGCACCGATCAACAAAATGAGTGCTTTTACAGATGAGTTAGTGATCGAAACATATCAAAAGCCATTGATAATCTCAGAAAAAGATGAAATCGGTCAGCTTGGAGAAAAATTGAACATCTTACGAGAACGCCTCTTAACTGCTAAAAATCAGCGGGAAAACAGGGAGCAGGCTCAAAAAGATTTTTTATCTACTGTTTCACATGAATTACGCACACCTGTAACCGTTATTCGCGGCTCACTTGAATCATTAGCCGATGGTCTTGTCACACAGCCAGAAAAAGTAAACGAGTATCATCAGCAATTATTGAACGAAGCTATTGTCTTAGAGCGATTGATCAACGATTTACTCGAGTTGTCCCGTTTAGAAAATCCTGAATTCTCGATCACGATGGAAGCTGTACCGATCAATGATGTATTATCAGACAGCTTACGCAGCCTACGAATGAAAGCGGCTGAGAAAGAACAAACCTTGACACTTAAAACAATCTTAGATCGACCCGTGATCATTCAAGGAGACTATGGCCGTATTCGCCAGCTCTTGATCATTTTAATAGAAAACGCTCTTAAGTTTGCACCTGCTCAAACAACGATCACCGTCGACACCGAACGCAAAAAAGATTCATTGATGCTTAGTATCCATAATTTTGACCCAGTGATTTCTCAAAAAGAACAGGAACAGATTTTCACCCGTTTTCATCGTTCGCAATCGAAGCAGCAGTTTGATGGAACTGGGTTAGGTTTAGCTATCGCCAAAGAAATCGCGGACCGTCATCAATTTAAACTAAGTGTTCACAGCACAACAGAAGCAGGAACAACATTTTATTTAAAGATTCCATTAAAATAA
- a CDS encoding ABC transporter ATP-binding protein: MKKPLITFDNFSFQYHSQAEPTLHTIDLTIYEGEKVLILGHSGSGKSTFAQCINGLIPYSYEGEITGSVKINEKELTQTSLFDLSFDVGTVLQDTDGQFIGLTVGEDVAFALENDAVSQETMKQEVKKWTEVVEISDFLHHRPQDLSGGQKQRVSMAGVLINEAPILLFDEPLANLDPKAGKETIALIDDLHKKVKTTVVIIEHRLEDVLYRSVDRVIVFDDGRIVADLPADELLKTNILIEKGIREPLYVTAMKYAGVDLTTVEHLSDNEKVQAPQLKEQMENWMKEQSQESEQKKTEPLLTLENITYQYQKNGRLVLDDVSVTINKGEMFSIVGKNGAGKSTLSKAICGFITPQTGKMHWQNEDFTQFSIKERADKIGFVMQNPNQMISKKMVFEEVALGLVLKGLPEAEINQQVEKVLKICGLYSFRKWPISALSFGQKKRVTIASILVLEPEMIILDEPTAGQDFKHYTEMMSFLKKLNHMGMTIAMITHDMHLMLEYTERTLVLSDGKILADTTPINVLTNVQLVEQASLKETSLFTFAKHLKLADPFLFTKNFMTYDQEVRFT; the protein is encoded by the coding sequence ATGAAAAAACCACTGATCACGTTTGATAACTTCAGCTTCCAGTATCATAGCCAAGCTGAACCTACATTACATACTATCGATTTAACAATTTATGAGGGAGAAAAAGTCTTGATCTTAGGGCACAGCGGTAGCGGAAAATCGACATTTGCTCAGTGTATCAACGGCTTGATTCCATACAGCTATGAAGGAGAAATTACTGGAAGTGTGAAGATCAATGAGAAAGAATTGACTCAAACCAGTTTATTTGACTTATCATTTGATGTCGGAACTGTCCTTCAAGATACAGATGGTCAATTTATCGGTTTGACTGTGGGCGAAGATGTGGCTTTTGCACTAGAAAATGATGCAGTCTCGCAAGAAACGATGAAACAAGAAGTCAAGAAATGGACAGAAGTGGTTGAAATCAGTGATTTTTTACATCATCGACCACAGGATTTATCCGGCGGACAAAAGCAGCGGGTATCGATGGCAGGGGTTTTGATCAATGAAGCGCCGATCTTATTATTTGATGAGCCTTTGGCAAATCTTGATCCCAAAGCCGGAAAAGAGACGATTGCATTGATCGATGATCTTCATAAAAAAGTCAAGACCACGGTCGTTATCATTGAGCATCGATTAGAAGATGTCCTATATCGTTCAGTAGATCGTGTGATCGTTTTTGATGATGGACGGATCGTCGCTGATTTGCCGGCAGATGAACTCCTGAAAACGAATATCCTTATAGAAAAAGGAATTCGTGAGCCGCTGTATGTAACAGCAATGAAATATGCTGGTGTAGATCTGACCACTGTCGAACATTTATCAGATAATGAGAAGGTTCAAGCTCCTCAATTAAAAGAACAAATGGAAAATTGGATGAAAGAGCAATCACAGGAATCTGAACAAAAGAAAACAGAACCGCTGTTGACGTTAGAAAATATAACGTATCAATATCAAAAAAATGGCCGTTTAGTGCTAGACGATGTTTCGGTGACGATCAATAAAGGGGAAATGTTTAGTATCGTTGGGAAAAATGGTGCTGGGAAATCCACATTGAGTAAAGCTATTTGCGGTTTTATTACACCTCAAACTGGAAAGATGCATTGGCAGAATGAAGACTTTACGCAATTTTCGATCAAAGAACGGGCGGATAAAATTGGTTTTGTCATGCAAAATCCAAATCAGATGATTTCTAAAAAGATGGTTTTTGAAGAAGTTGCATTAGGCTTAGTATTAAAAGGGCTGCCAGAAGCTGAAATCAATCAGCAGGTTGAAAAAGTTTTAAAAATCTGTGGACTATATTCATTTCGAAAATGGCCGATATCAGCACTTAGCTTTGGTCAGAAAAAACGAGTGACGATCGCATCGATTTTAGTTTTAGAACCAGAAATGATCATTTTAGATGAACCAACAGCAGGGCAAGATTTTAAGCATTATACAGAAATGATGAGCTTCTTGAAAAAGCTGAATCACATGGGCATGACTATCGCAATGATTACGCATGATATGCATCTGATGTTAGAATATACCGAACGTACATTGGTGTTGTCTGATGGGAAGATACTTGCAGATACGACCCCTATCAACGTATTGACAAATGTTCAATTAGTAGAGCAGGCCTCGTTGAAAGAGACGAGTTTGTTTACCTTTGCTAAGCATCTAAAGTTAGCTGATCCATTTTTATTTACCAAAAATTTTATGACATATGATCAGGAGGTCCGTTTTACATGA
- a CDS encoding TetR/AcrR family transcriptional regulator, whose amino-acid sequence MKKETVFDVTHQSILETAKELFLTNGYKNTSTRDIAKAANITQPALYYHFSTKELLFVEINKQIGSQLKTAIEQIIQKNDSLENQLIDCTNALLNVYHRDIFSFIHQSAAEMEPENKQQLFHILNEYYLEPLQKVFETSKETLNSHVSAQKAAQFYLMSLSLLFSTVHQLRTENERSEQITELMQMVLHGVVA is encoded by the coding sequence ATGAAAAAAGAAACAGTATTTGATGTTACACATCAGTCGATCCTAGAAACGGCAAAAGAGCTTTTTTTAACGAACGGATACAAAAATACATCCACTCGTGATATTGCTAAAGCTGCGAATATCACACAACCTGCTCTTTACTACCACTTCTCAACCAAGGAGCTTCTGTTTGTTGAGATCAACAAGCAGATCGGCAGCCAGCTAAAAACAGCGATCGAACAAATCATTCAAAAGAATGATTCACTTGAAAATCAATTGATCGATTGCACTAACGCATTGTTGAATGTATACCATCGAGATATTTTTTCTTTTATCCATCAAAGCGCTGCAGAGATGGAGCCGGAGAACAAACAGCAATTGTTTCATATTTTGAATGAGTATTATTTAGAACCACTTCAAAAAGTTTTTGAAACAAGTAAAGAAACGTTGAATAGTCATGTTTCTGCTCAAAAGGCAGCCCAATTTTATCTGATGAGCTTATCGTTATTATTTTCAACAGTCCATCAACTGAGAACAGAGAATGAACGCTCAGAGCAAATCACTGAATTGATGCAGATGGTCTTGCATGGAGTTGTTGCGTAA
- a CDS encoding energy-coupling factor transporter transmembrane component T family protein, giving the protein MNEHQMLGYIPDDTVVHKINGTAKLIFLILLSVACMTTYDTRFLLGMTVFSLILFKFSHIKWHQISFVVKFIFVFSLLNIIAVYLFSPEYGVELYGSKTLIWQGFGRFTITQEQLFYEFNLVLKYFCTIPLVLIFLLTTNPSEFASSLNRIGVSYKISYAVALAIRYIPDIQEDFINISLAQQARGFEMSKKGKLSQRLKGTAQIVFPLILSSLDRIETISTAMELRRFGEKKKRTWYAQQPFHFADIVVIGLALILTALSFALFKVNGGRFYNPF; this is encoded by the coding sequence ATGAATGAACATCAAATGCTAGGGTATATTCCTGATGATACAGTGGTTCATAAAATAAACGGTACGGCAAAATTGATTTTCTTGATTTTGTTGTCCGTAGCGTGCATGACAACCTATGATACGCGTTTTTTACTTGGGATGACGGTATTTTCACTCATTTTATTCAAATTTTCGCATATCAAATGGCATCAAATTTCCTTTGTCGTTAAGTTTATTTTCGTTTTTTCATTACTCAATATTATTGCGGTGTATCTATTTTCTCCAGAATATGGTGTTGAGCTTTATGGCTCTAAAACATTGATTTGGCAAGGATTTGGACGCTTTACGATCACGCAGGAGCAATTATTTTATGAGTTCAATTTAGTCTTAAAATATTTTTGTACGATTCCGCTTGTTCTGATTTTTCTTTTGACGACAAATCCGAGTGAATTTGCCTCTAGTTTAAATCGAATCGGAGTTAGTTATAAAATCAGTTACGCAGTTGCCTTAGCGATTCGCTACATTCCAGATATCCAGGAAGATTTTATCAATATTTCATTAGCGCAGCAGGCGCGTGGTTTTGAGATGTCTAAAAAAGGCAAATTGAGCCAACGGTTGAAAGGGACAGCACAAATCGTTTTCCCTTTGATCTTATCCAGTTTAGATCGAATTGAAACCATTAGTACAGCGATGGAATTACGCCGCTTTGGTGAAAAGAAAAAAAGAACTTGGTATGCGCAACAACCGTTTCATTTCGCTGATATTGTTGTAATCGGGTTGGCGCTGATCCTGACAGCTTTAAGTTTTGCTTTATTTAAGGTTAATGGGGGAAGATTTTATAACCCTTTTTAA
- a CDS encoding ECF-type riboflavin transporter substrate-binding protein, whose amino-acid sequence MKKDFSVKTIVAIGIGSAVFVILGRFVVIPTGFPNTNLETAYPFLALISAIFGPVAGGLIGLIGHTLKDFTTYGSAWWSWIVCSGIIGVIYGFAGRKIDLQHGEFTKRDIIHFNIYQVVGNAVVWGLIAPTLDVLIYSEPASKVYTQGVIAVVLNIIAVGIIGTLLMAAYAATRTKKGSLTKD is encoded by the coding sequence ATGAAAAAAGATTTTTCAGTAAAAACGATCGTAGCAATTGGTATCGGTTCGGCTGTTTTTGTTATTTTGGGACGTTTTGTAGTGATTCCAACAGGTTTTCCAAATACGAACCTTGAGACTGCCTATCCGTTTTTAGCATTGATTTCAGCTATTTTTGGACCAGTAGCAGGTGGGCTGATCGGATTGATCGGACACACATTGAAGGATTTCACAACTTACGGCAGTGCTTGGTGGAGCTGGATCGTTTGCTCAGGGATCATTGGTGTTATCTATGGTTTTGCAGGAAGAAAGATCGATCTACAGCATGGCGAATTCACGAAAAGAGACATTATTCATTTTAATATATATCAAGTAGTTGGAAATGCTGTAGTTTGGGGATTAATCGCTCCGACATTAGATGTTTTGATCTACAGTGAGCCTGCTAGTAAAGTTTATACACAAGGTGTTATTGCAGTAGTCCTAAATATCATTGCTGTTGGAATTATCGGTACATTGTTGATGGCAGCTTATGCTGCAACCCGAACAAAAAAAGGGAGTTTAACAAAAGATTAG
- a CDS encoding C40 family peptidase has product MKKTTTLTKLFIAGIALSTSLFLSDQAQAETPDQNKAAAEKLISESSQKLTQLKAVKLKSVEQKTEAADQLSYIGMKIQKTQTAIKQLQDIQTIGSVTESATAKTTDALTLDFASVTAPKEETNDPLDEKKERLAELNQQQKELQTEIRELTEEQSDLADQEKQLSKKIEQAKQQQAEQSKQTDTRSAVIAAAKTHLGKPYVYGAAGPDAFDCSGLVQVAFASIGHALGRTTVDQETAGTTIAVSEAQAGDLVFWGSHGGTYHVGISTGDGSYIHAPVPGDVVQIATVASYSPDFAVRVL; this is encoded by the coding sequence TTGAAAAAAACCACTACCTTGACCAAATTATTCATTGCAGGCATAGCACTATCTACTAGCTTATTTCTTAGTGATCAAGCACAGGCAGAAACCCCTGACCAAAACAAAGCTGCCGCTGAAAAGCTTATTAGTGAATCCTCACAAAAATTGACACAATTAAAAGCAGTAAAGCTAAAATCTGTAGAACAAAAAACTGAAGCGGCGGATCAATTATCGTACATAGGAATGAAAATCCAAAAAACACAAACAGCTATTAAACAATTGCAAGATATCCAAACAATTGGATCAGTTACTGAATCTGCAACAGCAAAAACTACTGATGCTTTGACATTGGATTTTGCTTCTGTGACAGCTCCCAAAGAAGAGACTAATGATCCATTAGATGAAAAAAAAGAACGTCTAGCTGAATTAAACCAGCAACAAAAAGAATTGCAAACAGAGATCAGAGAGCTTACTGAAGAACAATCAGATCTAGCTGATCAGGAAAAACAGCTCTCTAAAAAAATCGAGCAGGCAAAACAACAACAAGCCGAACAAAGTAAGCAAACCGATACACGATCAGCAGTCATAGCAGCAGCTAAAACACATTTAGGTAAACCATATGTTTATGGTGCTGCTGGCCCTGATGCATTTGATTGTTCTGGTCTAGTCCAAGTTGCCTTTGCTTCAATCGGTCACGCTTTAGGCCGAACAACTGTTGACCAAGAAACAGCAGGTACTACGATCGCTGTTTCTGAAGCCCAAGCAGGAGACTTAGTTTTTTGGGGTAGTCACGGCGGAACTTATCATGTTGGTATTTCAACAGGAGACGGTTCCTATATTCATGCACCGGTTCCCGGTGATGTGGTTCAGATCGCAACCGTTGCTTCTTATTCACCAGATTTTGCTGTTCGAGTATTATAA